A portion of the Geomonas ferrireducens genome contains these proteins:
- the rplL gene encoding 50S ribosomal protein L7/L12: protein MAITKEEVISFIENMSVLELAGLVKELEEKFGVSAAAPVAVAAAGPAAGPAEAAEEKTEFDVILKSAGANKIAVIKVVRGLTSLGLKEAKDLVDGAPQPVKTGISKDEAADAQKQLVEAGAEVEVK, encoded by the coding sequence ATGGCTATCACCAAAGAAGAAGTAATCAGCTTCATTGAGAACATGTCCGTCCTCGAACTTGCCGGCCTCGTGAAAGAGCTCGAAGAGAAGTTCGGCGTTTCCGCAGCCGCTCCGGTTGCCGTTGCTGCTGCTGGCCCGGCTGCTGGCCCGGCTGAAGCTGCCGAGGAGAAGACCGAGTTCGACGTCATCCTCAAAAGCGCTGGCGCAAACAAGATCGCTGTCATCAAGGTCGTCCGTGGCCTTACCTCCCTCGGCCTCAAAGAAGCCAAGGACCTGGTCGACGGCGCTCCGCAGCCGGTCAAAACCGGGATCTCCAAGGATGAGGCTGCCGACGCACAGAAGCAGCTGGTCGAGGCTGGCGCAGAAGTGGAAGTCAAGTAG